The Ostrinia nubilalis chromosome 19, ilOstNubi1.1, whole genome shotgun sequence DNA window GTAGCTTTCGCGAATAACACTTTTTTCAAGACATTAGCCAATCGGTTGTAGGCAGTTTTTCAGTTCACGTTAGACTCTTCGATACGCTCACGAATCTTACTAACTTGAGGGATAGGTCGACGACGGGTCGCGTCGCAGCGTTGAGTAGGGTATATTCTGTTCAGAGTTAGAGGCGCGATATTGAGTGAGGTATTTTGGATACACTCGAATGACTAACAGGTGATGCCGCCaagtatgtattttatattacaCTTTAATTCAGCCGTGTTTTTCTTGTAGTTGAGTTGTCGGTCACCTTTTTCAGTGGGCAACGGATCAAGATATAGCTAACGCCGTCGCTGATATCGGCGTGACGGATTTTCAAGACGTGAAGTTCTTCGAGAATAGGGCCAATGGACAGTCCAAAGGGTTCTGCGTCATATCCCTGGGCTCTGAGCCCTCCATCCGGATGGTCATAGACCGTCTGCCGAAGAAAGAAATCCACGGACAACACCCCGTTGTCACTTTGCCAACTAAACAGGTAATTTTCCTACCCTTGATAATCCTAAGTTAGGTTCAGTAGTTAGTACCTACAACTACATTATAGTTTTCTAACTTTTAGGACACATTCATGAACGCAATATTGGTTGATACAGTATTATTACAAGAGCTCTCAGAACATGCTACCGAGTTAAAACTAGGTTTTAGGTTTTGAATcgaatgaaaacaaaatatcgaaataattcACTGAGATTTTCTCACCCTATAATATGCCTACTCCGTTGAAATCATTACACGGGTTTTACTAGGTAAACTTAGATTTTTAATCGCAAATAAGGGTCAGATAGATTCTAATGAACATTAACAAAAGTACTGAATTAGTACtgatattttttagaatagAGCTTGAATAACTCGTGATTGGTAAACATAATACGTTTATGGATATTATCCAGTAGCTTATTTATGAGAATATCACCACAATTTCCTGAGTAAAACCAGTTAGGTGGTCACCGCTATAAGATTTCACAGTTTACTAATTAGCactaattgttatttattagtGATGACGCTAATCAGTAATGCAATGTTATTAGACGCTGTTGCTGTTCAATAATTTACTAAAAACGTCATTCTTAAGcataaaagaaattaattacctaatttAGGGAAAAGCATTTTTGTCGAAATCGGCATGTTCAGTGTTTGTATATTTACTTGAGGCAAGAAATGAGAGGATTTTTTTCCCAGGACCTAACTTCTGAGAGCTTGTGACATGGTCCATATTGTCCTAGAGTACACTGGAATAGGTAAAACACCGGGAATCTTGCATTTTCGTAAAACACACGGGGTTATGGCCCTCGTGGCCTCACCCCCTTCTAACCGTGCCTGTATCTAACGGAGCAAGAGTAGGTAACTATGAACGTTATTCAACGCCTTTTAAAGAGACGTATATTTAGACAGATTCGAAAGCTGTAAAGATATGTAGGCACAGAAATCCGTAGTAACGACTAATCATTTCATATCGTAGAGACAACTGGAAATAATACACGCATTAAAGTTACACCCCTTATACATAAACACTCAAAGAAATCAATATTTTGACGTGACTCCGGAAATTGAATACGTCTAATGTTTCACAGGCACTCAACCAATTTGAGAGTCAGTCGAAGACTCGCTCTACCCCGCCGGGGCCCAACAACCCGGGCATGAGGGGGCCCCACCCCGGGGGGCCACCCGGACCGCACCCTGGAGGTAAATATAcctacaaattaatttaaatcaatTTGAGAGACAGTCGAAGACTCGTTCCACCCCACCAGGGCTGCAGGGGCCCAACAACCCGGGCATGAGGGGGCCCCACCCCGGAGGGCCACCCGGACCGCACCCTGGAGGTAAATATATCGTCTACGATGGCATTACGATTTGGACGTCTATTTGAACTCATGACCCTGTTTCCATGTAGTAATTCTTATACCAAAAATATTAGTCTATCatggccttattacaaaaaagacaTTTCCATATTAGATGCAATTGAAACTAGAGTTCAACtacagtttaactttttgtaataagggggccAGCGTCTGACATCATAGTTTCAAGACTAAATGTATACAAGTGGAgcagacatatttttttttatccgcaACGCGGAAGCTCTTGAATATCTctgctaataataataaagaaccGCGTTAACCGAGGTCTTTTGCGATATCAGTTAATTTTGATATACATTATGAGCATTAAAATAATTCTAGAAAATATACACGTTAGTCGTCACATAACCTTTCTTGTCGTCTAGACTTCTTCGGAGGCGGCCCCAACGGTCCCGGGCCTAACGGGCCCCGCATGATGATGCCAGGGCCGGGCCCGCACCACCAGCTGCGCGGGCCGCCGCCGGGGCCCCCGCACGGGCCGCCGCACCACATGCAGCAGCACCAGGGGCCCCCGCCGCATCATATGCAGCACCAGGGCCCGCCCCCGCACCAGGGCCCGCCGCCTCACAGGCCCCCTATGCAGGTGggtgtaaaaaaaacaaatccgtCGTTTAACTCGTTAAAAATACTCggcacgtatttttcactttttcaaaggcgtcaaggcgtgcttaaatgtgtagcactttgtgacatcacccggaacttcaacgcatcataacttcgtaattacttgtttgattgacaactaaaagaagaacggtcatctgtgacccaggcccgacagaaacgagacatacctcagtttttttgtcatgtcttaattagttaaattatatgttttttatattcgaaatctacatatgtttaacaccaaaatattaccctttgtttttgttcaggcgttatacaaaaactaatacaaaatgcctatttttcaccaaaattggtaaatgtatgtacctaaatgtctattacagctgctatggaatgtatctaggtgacctggagatacagccggattatacagggtggaaacgataagtgatctcactcgattatttctaaactatacaaaatatcaaaaaactagttaatgATCCTGGAAGTgcttcgaatataaaaaaaatataatttaactaattaagacatgacaaaaaaactgacgtatgtctcgtttctgtcgggtctggggtttttttttgtatggggcgtgaccttTCTTTATATTTATGTGTCCAATATTGTCATGTCCCAACAGTCGCCGCACGGGCCGCACCATATGCAGCCGCACCAGGGGCCCCCGCCGTACCACATGCGCCACCAGAGCCCCCCGCCGCACCAGGGGCCCCCGCCGCACAGGCCACCGATGCAGGTGGGTCTCTCAGGCCACAGCTCTGCTGTTTTTAGCACTTGAATAATTTTGTACAGGTTAAAGTATGAGAGTGCTCGGGCATTGAAATAGTGGTTGAGCCTCTGATAGATTACTATTCAATTTTTTCGCATTTTATGTTCGGAGTTGATATATCAAGTCGCTGATTTATTAGTGATACCATTTTTTTGGAACGGCTTTAAATTGATAAGATCTAAAGACCAATCTAAATGACTTCTTTTGTCATAAAATTGCAGTAAAGTacctaaatgttttttttttaaattatgattaatgatacaatataataaatatttgtggACACCGGGGATTTTTCTCTGCCGTGGCACTTACTTGGTTTTGCTTGGTATATTCgcagaataataattttgaattgaTATAAAGAAACACAGTGTCCACATCCTGTGTTTCCACCAAAGATTTGTTATGTAGCGTAAGAAtagataaacaaaaaaaaaacagactaCAGGCAGACCTAATACAGCACAGTTTTGGAAGaaaaacagtttatttatattcattttaaactaaaaaaattctTAGCACATGTCTTTAAATTGTAACCCCAATTTGTCCCACAGTTCCAAGGCCCGCCGCAGATGCAGCGGCCGCCGGGCCCGCGGCCGGGCCCGGAGTGGGGCCCGCGGGGCCCGCCGCACCATATGCAGCAGGGCGCGCCGCAGTACGGCCCGCCGCAACACCAGCTGCCGCCGCACCAGCTGCCGCCGGCACACGCAGTCAGTGTAAAGGCACCTTTATGTCACAGTTGTGATGTCTTGTgtgtttttttgttgtttattttatttttattttgggcTGATCTGTGAGCATGGTTTCctttaaatgttttttctatttttattttgtgtctCCGCAAAGTCTCCAACCCATCTGGCCTACGCGTGGGGAGGTTTTATGCCAAATCCTTTATTTGCCGCTCTAAATTAGCGGAGTTGTCGTCCGctaatagacagtttgacaccaaaccccaataattcgaaaccacaactgttttaaaaagacccttcattctggtcttaaaaacttaatttattttaaattaactgtaaattacgatttttggtcgcattgtaattgaaaaaagtagtttgagttgacaaaatagcgacgtcacttgcttgtagtgccatacaaaatctatgggagagtttcgttttgacagttttaaaaagtacgtcaattgactgtggtgtcaacatgtctatttaAAGCACCCGTtttaggcccggttttcaccaaggcggagcacagcagagaagtgttttgaataaccaatcagatttcatcgCCGCGCCGCTGcagctgtcaaattctatagaaaaaatcGTCCGCCCGACACTAATCCGCTCCACTCCGGCTTGGTGGAATCGAGCCTTAGGCTAATGAACTGATAATGATAttgtaaataaacaacttgaaaaaatcgaactgcctaaggcggaaatcgaacccacgatTATTGTtgaagttgtttatttatagcGTTAAGAGcgttttttagcgttaagagtcgcatctcaaactaatttgaaatttttgaaaattataaataacttaaaaaaatcgaactgtccTAAAGCGACAATGAATTTTAATCCAAAATCCAATCCAAatccaaaattatttatttgcataaaacatggtaCATTTCAGTTATTATCTTATTACGAGAACAACATGTTTCATCGACATAGCGATATGCAAACATTTAGTCGTCATgcagtattattattaaattattaatagtcattattaatattacatgaTCTACCTCCAATAGAatttaaatgtcaaaaatatttattacaatgcaattacaatatcaattaaaacaattaggtaATTCAGGTAAGGATAAAAATTTAGGATGtcacataaattataataaactagctgacccggcgaactttgttccgccttaatggcaataaataagcagactttttttatttcgaacgggataaaaagtatcctatgtccttctcctggctctaaactacctccctgacaattttcagctaaatcggttcagccgttcttgagttataagtggagtaactaacacgactttcttttatatatatagattaaacaatttttaggtaggtatacacaacattgatgaaacaatgctggccgtaacagcgtattacacttgaaaatttcgacgggttcatccagtgtataagtagctcagttggaagagcagtcacccggcaagcggaaggtcgtggtttcaattcccgccttaggcagttcgattttttcaagttatttataattttcaaagcgACTAATCGCTAAGAAAATTGATATGGTATGTTTGGTAGAACCAACACTGATGCACCTTAAATCAAGTGATTAAAGTCCATTTTCCCACAGCCGCCGGGGCAGGGCATGCCGCCGCCGCACCACCAGCTGCCGCCTCACCAGCAGGGCCCGCCGCGCGGCCCCGCGCCGTTGCCGCAGCACCCAGGTAACATCTTGCAATAATAGTCTTTATtagcacatagctcgaagagctgatggccgctggggcaggaaagttcttgagtggcgaccacgagctggaagacgtagcgtgggcaggccttccactaggtggacctacgatctggtgaaggtcgcgggaggtacctggatgcaagcggcgcaggaccggtctttgtggaaatccttgggggaggcctttgtccagcagtggacgtctttcggctgaaacgaacgaacgaacgatagggatgttattgttattttcgtGAAATTAAGGGCTATAtgtcaccgggacaccatgtgcggcgcaaccagtcgccgctaccaacaaaatgtatagagctttgcgcaaccaaacggacaccagatgagtaactctctatagagctgtatacattttgttggtagccggcgactggttgcgccgccatggtgtcccggtgaaatatagccctaaagaTGCAATTGGGGGTCAGATACTATTCACAGATGTATCTTGCAATATAACCTTTATTAACACATGCTATAGggatgttattgttattttcgtGAAATTAAAGATGCAATTGGGGGTCGGATACTTATTCACTATATTCACAGATGTATCTTGCAATATAACCTTTATTAACACATGCTATAGGGatgttatttattgttatttttcgtgAAATTAAAGATGCAATTGGGGGTCGGACTCCACTACAACAAATAATTCCttgaactttattttaaattctagatcattttcaataatttgtaTTAATTCTTCGATAATAAGACAATAGTTTTAATACGGTCAGTTGACTTTGAAAGACAGAAACTACTAGAGACCGTCAAACATAAGTTTTGACAGCTCTAAAAATTATCTCTATTGACACATCTATTGTCACAACCTTTAGGAGCTGGGggaaattaaagtaacaaataattttacttcTCAATTAATACTCTATCTTACCTGTAAAATTAGTCTACGGAAATATAGTTGCTTTTGAACCTTATTACATTCTCAATTGCCCGTCATAAGATGCCCGTACCGTCAACGTACTTATTTTGTTCTTGTAGAATTAGATAATCGCGCACGAATTGAATGTAGACTTCGAAACACGCCAGGCGTTGGATTGCGAAACGACTATACATTTCTTTTGCCGTCTTTTGTAGTGTAGTACTCGTAATTTTTGCGCGCGAGTTGAAGCCAGACTAGAACATTTTGTTTGTGTCGTTCTGCCTTGAACTCGCGCGCGTACCGTAGTGTAGCAGTAGCTAGTGTTGTGACCTGTAATGTAACACGTCAGGCGTAGGTCCGGGCGCGCCGGCTCCGCACGTGAACCCGGCGTTCTTCAGCCAGCAGCCGCCGGTGCAGCCCGCGCCGggcgcgcagccgccgccgccggggCCGCCGGGTGAGTGTTGACAACACTAAAACATTATTTCTTTAACCTAGCAtttaactcaatcagtgcttgaggtataggagcggcacgggaaggtgtttttgagacgtcgaGACTTCAGATATGCTTCAGATTTTTATGCTCTGGCACGTCATAACATGTCAATGTCCTCCCGTCCCTCTCGTGCCACTCCCATACTTCATGCACTGACTGAATTAAGCATTAGACGTATAATTTTGTCTTGAAAAATTTATGTTGTGTTTCTAATCAACTTATTGCAAAAAACATAGTCTCTTGAGTTAAAGGAGATTTAAGTATCCATTCCATTTCTCTTTCCATAGCTTATGCATGAAATGAAATTGTCATTTTGTGCCTTGAATAGCTTAGTAATATCCATAccttaaatggcaatgccagattttgtatggaaagtggcgtcttttttttttcgcgcggccatcgaccaaactttgttttttgattacaaaatagtctaataaaccaaactcactatggcatgtatacctctaaactcagtctgaactagatttgctttttgtgcgcaagttttgtaagaaattgcaacaaaatattgctctttttttttattgcgctgattctgctccatactgatgtctggagcctttaatggatgatattgtttgtttacacatacaatctcactattttgttgcaatttcttacaaaactttgcgcgcaaaaagcaaatctagtatgaaaatcatcaaacttctaatactcgtaactcagttcagactgagtttagaggtatacatgtcgtagtaagtttggtttattacactattttgtaatcaaaaaacaaagtttggtcaatggccgcgcgaaaaaaaaagacgccaatttccggcattgtctttttaaGGCTTAAAACAATCCCAAGAGCGAAACGAATAAGAAGGAGAAAACAATCCCACCATACAATTATATTTTCTATAAGTATAATAACTAACGAAAGTTCTAGACTAGGACTGATGTATTAGACTAACGTAGAACAATTCGCAGGGCCCGGTGCGCCTTACGGGCACCCGCCGcacggcgcgccgccgccggctcAAGGCCCGCCGCCGGGGGCTAGGCAGCCCTATGGCAGACCACCACAGGTAAGAAACAAGAAAAagttccattccagaaccttgctgccccacgGCCAAAGAAACTGTGATAAGAGgcagtagataaataaaatactgaatgAATTACTGACACTGCATGTTTATTAACAAGCTCCCTCAAGATgccaaaacaacatggccgtctTTCTTCAGTACCATAGACAATGAACACAATCATAGACTATTAAAGAAATCCAAAGATGATACAAcagaaactccgagcatagccatAGCaacacgctgtgcaactttgagcgtCTTTATGACGCCTATGGTGAAACGTatacgtaccggaaaacgcagtgtgaGACGtctacctacaaggtggaccgacgacctgataatggtagcaggaaggcgttggatacaggctaccaaccgtgcgatttggaagtcattgggggaggcctatgtacagcagtggacgtcctatggctgaaatgatgatgatgatgacgatgatgacgtAGGTTCACTGatataataaagtttgttttgtttGCGCGCTAATCTCTGGAACTactagtccgatttgaaaaatctgTTTctattggatagcccatttatcaagcaaggctttaggctatataacatcaccttACAGCCAAAGCAGAGCAGTAtagaaaactattttcacgcagTCGCCAGCACAGCATGTATTTTTGTAAAGATAGTGCACTTATTAGAGAACATCTTCGATGATGAGTATAATCAGTCGTAACAGACCGCTTGAACATTTTTTcatattgttaaaatatttggCCAAATATGTACAGGCGACATAAGACAGCATTTTTGTTGCCAAATCGCTCCTATTACAAGTTCATAAGAGGCCATAGTGCAGCATGacatgccgtcgtctgtaccaatgacctgtagccttattcacgtaacaaaacttcaacgacaacaaatcgctgagttgcgatcctatcgagtaatcgttctatggaaatgacccttgtgtccggatttagaactgttttttaaTAGGACGACTTCTAAACGTCAACAAGATTTCTCTTGTAACTTTTGTTCATACACAATAAAgactttattactttattactgtgtcaaaatacgtgaattaggccactaaTCGTCCACTTGTGACGACAGTGTGACATTTCTATAAATAGCGATATCACACTGTCGTTGCAAGAGGACGCTATAGTCTGTTCGTTCATCTTCACAAACCATTTGACACTTATCTGTAATCGATGATTTAAAAATACGTCACTCCACAGAGCTACCCGCCACCAGCGGAAGCGGCGCGCGCGCCTCACCACGCGGCCGCCATCGCGCCCCACGCGGCCCACGCGCCGCATCCGGCCATCAGCGAGGCAGAGTTCGAAGAGGTCATGGGCCGCAACCGCACTGTATCATCCAGCGCCATAGCACGCGCCGTCAGCGACGCAGCCGCTGGAGAATACGCGTCAGCTATCGAGACGCTTGTGACAGCCATCTCCCTCATCAAGCAGAGCAAGGTCAGTGGCTTTTgtaatgacatcataaagggGGCGGGGCGATAGAGACGTCAGACGCTTGTCACAGCCATCTCGCTCATCAAGCAGAGCAAGGTCAGTGGCCTTTAGATGTTTTAGTTTCTAATTACGTCATCATGTTTACGTACGTTTCTCACCACGCGGCGGCCATCGCGCCCCACGCGGCCCACGCGCCGCATCCGGCCATCAGCGAGGCCGAGTTCGAGGAGGTCATGGGCCGCAACCGCACCGTGTCGTCCAGCGCCATAGCACGCGCCGTCAGCGACGCAGCCGCTGGAGAATATGCGTCAGCTATAGAGACGCTCGTTACTGCTATCTCCCTCATCAAGCAGAGCAAGGTCAGTGGCCTTTGAACGCAGTTGTTTCTACGCCGGCGGGGCTTGAGGTCGCCGCAATCGCACCGTGTCGTCCAGCGCCATAGCGCGTGCTGTGAGCGACGCAGCCGCTGGAGAATACGCGTCTGCCATCGAGAGCTTGTGACAGCTATCTCCCTCATCAAGCAGAGCAAGGTCAGTGATCTCTGGATGCTtttgttgtgacgtcataaagGGGCGGGGCTTGAGGTCGCTGCAACTGCACCGTGTCGTCCAGCGTAGCGCGTGCTGTTAGCGACGCAGCCGCTGGAGAATACGCGTCTGCTATAGAGACGCTCGTTACAGCCATCTCCCTCATCAAGCAGAGCAAGGTCAGTGGCCTCTGTCTTAGTTTCTAATTACGTCATCATGTTTACGTACGTTTCTCACCACGCGGCGGCCATCGCGCCCCACGCGGCCCACGCGCCGCATCCGGCCATCAGCGAGGCCGAGTTCGAAGAGGTCATGGGCCGCAACCGCACTGTATCATCCAGCGCCATAGCACGCGCCGTCAGCGACGCAGCCGCTGGAGAATACGCGTCTGCTATAGAGACGCTTGTGACAGCCATCTCCCTCATCAAGCAGAGCAAGGTCAGTGGCCTCTGTCTTAGTTTCTAATTACGTCATCATGTTTACGTACGTTTCTCACCACGCGGCGGCCATCGCGCCCCACGCGGCCCACGCGCCGCATCCGGCCATCAGCGAGGCCGAGTTCGAAGAGGTCATGGGCCGCAACCGCACTGTATCATCCAGCGCCATAGCACGCGCCGTCAGCGACGCAGCCGCTGGAGAATACGCGTCTGCTATAGAGACGCTTGTGACAGCCATCTCCCTCATCAAGCAGAGCAAGGTCAGTGGCCTCCAGCTGTATTAGTTTCTAATTACGTCATCATGTTTATATACGTTTCTAATCACGCGGCGGCCATCGCGCCCCACGCGGCCCACGCGCCGCATCCGGCCATCAGCGAGGCCGAGTTCGAAGAGGTCATGGGCCGCAACCGCACTGTATCATCCAGCGCCATAGCACGCGCCGTCAGCGACGCAGCCGCTGGAGAATACGCGTCAGCTATAGAGACGCTGGTTACTGCCATCTCCCTCATCAAGCAGAGCAAGGTCAGTTTGAACGCAGTTGTTTCTACTGACGTCATCAAAGGGGCGGGGCTTGAGGTCGCCGCAATCGCACCGTATCGTCCAGCGCTATAGCACGCGCAGTTAGTGATGCAGCCGCTGGAGAATACGCGTCTGCCATCGAGACGCTCGTTACTGCTATCTCGCTGATTAAGCAGAGCAAGGTCAGTGGCCTTTGCACGCAGTTGTTTCTACTGACGTCATCAAGAGGGCGGGGCTCCAGCGCTATAGCGCGCGCTGTGAGCGACGCAGCCGCTGGAGAATACGCGTCTGTCATCGAGACCCTCGTCACAGCTATCTCCTTCATCAAGCAGAGCAAGGTCAGTGGCCTCTCAATGCCGCAGTTATGACGTCATCAGCGAGGCCGAGTTCGAGGAGGTCATGGGCCGCAATCGCACCGTATCGTCCAGCGCTATAGCACGCGCAGTTAGTGATGCAGCCGCTGGAGAATACGCGTCAGCCATAGAGACGCTTGTTACAGCCATCTCGCTGATCAAGCAGAGCAAGGTCAGTGGCTTTTGTAATGACATCATAAAGTGGGCGGGGCCGCACCGTGTCGTCCAGCGCCATAGCACGCGCCGTCAGCGACGCAGCCGCTGGAGAATACGCGTCGGCTATAGAGACGCTTGTCACAGCCATCTCCCTCATCAAGCAGAGCAAGGTCAGTGGCTTCTGGATGCTtttgttgtgacgtcataaagGGGGCGGGGCTCTAGGTCCGCGATAAAGACGCTCGTTACTGCCATCTCCCTCATCAAGCAGAGCAAGGTCAGTGGCCTATGGACGCTTGTAATGACGTCATCAAGGGGGCTTGAGGTCGTGAGCCGCAACTGCACCGTCTTGTTACGAAACCAAGTTCTCAAGTCTCTTCTAAAGTGAATGAGAGAGATGTCTCTTCAAAACTTTGTGAATACGACCATTATTGTTTGCAAATCATTCGAAAACCCATTTTATTCGTGCCAAATGTTATACCCAATCTAACTTCATATCTTCTCTCAGGTTGCCCACGATGACCGCTGCAAGATCCTGATATCCTCGCTGCAAGACACGCTGCACGGCGTGGAGACCAAGTCCTACAGCAGCGGCGAACGTTCGCGGCGCTCGCGCTCGCGGGAGAGAGACGCTCGCGCGCACCaccgcgcgccgcgccgccgcgaaCGTTCGGCCTCGCGCTACAGAGACCGCAGCAGGGATAGAGAGGACAGGGATCGGTGAGTTGGATCCTGATTAGCTCTTTTTCCCCTAGATTTTATTACTGGTGCCGGGATTACACCCACTATTTTTATGGATGAAGGCAACTACGCAAACATCAAGCCACACATCTACGTGTCTGCCCAGTGTAagccaaattgtttatttgactCAGGTAAATTAAGAAGCTCTTGATCCTGCAGTTTAGACTAAATAACTGGATGACCTCGCATTTCCTCTTCGTGACGCAACAAATTACCAGTAAGTCGGTTTTTTTACtcttagactgggttgcaccatcttacttgactgtaacaaacgtcaaaatccaCACAAAAATGCAGTTTAGACTAAATAACTGGATGACCTCGCATTTCCTCTTCGTGCGTGACGCAACAAATTAAGTAACGTTAATTAAGCAACAGTAAGTCGGTTTTTACtcttagactgggttgcaccatcttacttgactgtaacaaacgtcaaaaatctgtcaaactccatacagacatcaccggttatcgttaaagttacggtcaaagtttggtggtgcatcTCAGAATTTGTATTCCTTCCTCGTGTTCTTATAGCGCTACGCAGTAGCGTACTTAGCATACATAAGAGTACACCTCTTCCTTCTTTCCACACATGAAGCTGCGAAAACAGTCTATAAACTGACATCGACAGGTTTGTACCAGAATACGCCTTGTAAAACTTTTCAATTATACCTCTATTTTGCTATCACTTAATTTGAAGGGTATGGGCACTATGGGTAAGCGATGCA harbors:
- the LOC135081176 gene encoding cleavage and polyadenylation specificity factor subunit 6 isoform X3, translating into MRDYFRFRKMADGGVDIDLYADDIESDFNRQDEFGGENVDLYDDVIAAPAAKPEDGDGPPNSSAQQHSHPPEETNGNASYHNNASNHGHHGRRCQLYVGNLTWWATDQDIANAVADIGVTDFQDVKFFENRANGQSKGFCVISLGSEPSIRMVIDRLPKKEIHGQHPVVTLPTKQALNQFESQSKTRSTPPGPNNPGMRGPHPGGPPGPHPGDFFGGGPNGPGPNGPRMMMPGPGPHHQLRGPPPGPPHGPPHHMQQHQGPPPHHMQHQGPPPHQGPPPHRPPMQSPHGPHHMQPHQGPPPYHMRHQSPPPHQGPPPHRPPMQFQGPPQMQRPPGPRPGPEWGPRGPPHHMQQGAPQYGPPQHQLPPHQLPPAHAVSPPGQGMPPPHHQLPPHQQGPPRGPAPLPQHPGPGAPAPHVNPAFFSQQPPVQPAPGAQPPPPGPPEQFAGPGAPYGHPPHGAPPPAQGPPPGARQPYGRPPQSYPPPAEAARAPHHAAAIAPHAAHAPHPAISEAEFEEVMGRNRTVSSSAIARAVSDAAAGEYASAIETLVTAISLIKQSKVAHDDRCKILISSLQDTLHGVETKSYSSGERSRRSRSRERDARAHHRAPRRRERSASRYRDRSRDREDRDRYRERSSGRDRERDRDAYYRDYRERERDRSRSRDRERTDHYNRGHSREERPRKSPADATAESGAGDASSAKSRAAAAPYYDERYRERRERDAAPTERDRERDHRRDPRH
- the LOC135081176 gene encoding cleavage and polyadenylation specificity factor subunit 6 isoform X2, which encodes MRDYFRFRKMADGGVDIDLYADDIESDFNRQDEFGGENVDLYDDVIAAPAAKPEDGDGPPNSSAQQHSHPPEETNGNASYHNNASNHGHHGRRCQLYVGNLTWWATDQDIANAVADIGVTDFQDVKFFENRANGQSKGFCVISLGSEPSIRMVIDRLPKKEIHGQHPVVTLPTKQALNQFESQSKTRSTPPGPNNPGMRGPHPGGPPGPHPGDFFGGGPNGPGPNGPRMMMPGPGPHHQLRGPPPGPPHGPPHHMQQHQGPPPHHMQHQGPPPHQGPPPHRPPMQSPHGPHHMQPHQGPPPYHMRHQSPPPHQGPPPHRPPMQFQGPPQMQRPPGPRPGPEWGPRGPPHHMQQGAPQYGPPQHQLPPHQLPPAHAPPGQGMPPPHHQLPPHQQGPPRGPAPLPQHPGVGPGAPAPHVNPAFFSQQPPVQPAPGAQPPPPGPPEQFAGPGAPYGHPPHGAPPPAQGPPPGARQPYGRPPQSYPPPAEAARAPHHAAAIAPHAAHAPHPAISEAEFEEVMGRNRTVSSSAIARAVSDAAAGEYASAIETLVTAISLIKQSKVAHDDRCKILISSLQDTLHGVETKSYSSGERSRRSRSRERDARAHHRAPRRRERSASRYRDRSRDREDRDRYRERSSGRDRERDRDAYYRDYRERERDRSRSRDRERTDHYNRGHSREERPRKSPADATAESGAGDASSAKSRAAAAPYYDERYRERRERDAAPTERDRERDHRRDPRH